In the genome of Pseudomonas sp. LBUM920, one region contains:
- the dusB gene encoding tRNA dihydrouridine synthase DusB, whose amino-acid sequence MSAVRIGPYTLQNGLILAPMAGVTDQPFRQLCKRLGAGLVVSEMVTSDMSLWNTRKSRMRMIHEGDPEPRSVQIAGGDAQMLADAARANVELGAQIIDINMGCPAKKVCNKAAGSALLKDEQLVAEILQAVVAAVDVPVTLKIRTGWDRDNKNGLTVAKIAEQAGITALAVHGRTRADLYTGEAEYDTIAAIKQAVSIPVFANGDIDSAEKARRVLHATGADGLLIGRAAQGRPWIFREIEHFLRTGEVMPAPELIEVERILLEHLAALHAFYGDVMGVRIARKHVGWYLATLPGAREFRAHFNRLDDTEAQCANVREFFSERYKSLGTGDGEGVAA is encoded by the coding sequence ATGTCGGCGGTACGCATCGGCCCATACACATTGCAAAACGGCTTGATCCTCGCCCCGATGGCGGGCGTCACCGACCAGCCCTTTCGTCAGCTGTGCAAGCGTTTGGGCGCGGGTCTAGTAGTCTCTGAAATGGTCACCAGCGACATGAGCTTGTGGAACACCCGCAAATCGCGGATGCGCATGATCCACGAAGGTGATCCCGAGCCCCGCTCGGTACAGATCGCCGGTGGCGATGCACAGATGCTCGCGGACGCGGCCCGGGCCAACGTGGAGTTGGGCGCACAGATCATCGACATCAACATGGGCTGCCCGGCCAAGAAGGTCTGCAACAAGGCCGCCGGTTCCGCCCTGTTGAAAGATGAGCAATTGGTAGCCGAGATCCTGCAGGCCGTTGTCGCCGCAGTGGATGTGCCGGTCACCCTGAAGATTCGTACCGGCTGGGACCGGGACAACAAGAACGGCCTGACGGTGGCGAAGATCGCCGAACAGGCAGGCATTACAGCGCTGGCGGTGCATGGCCGCACCCGCGCCGACCTTTACACCGGTGAAGCCGAGTACGACACCATTGCCGCGATCAAGCAGGCAGTGTCGATCCCGGTCTTTGCCAATGGCGATATCGACTCAGCCGAGAAAGCCCGGCGCGTGCTGCACGCAACCGGTGCCGATGGCTTGTTGATTGGCCGGGCCGCCCAGGGGCGGCCATGGATTTTTCGTGAGATCGAGCATTTTCTGCGTACTGGCGAAGTCATGCCGGCACCGGAGCTGATCGAGGTGGAACGTATTCTGCTAGAGCATCTGGCCGCCCTGCACGCCTTCTATGGAGACGTGATGGGAGTACGCATTGCTCGCAAGCATGTCGGCTGGTATCTCGCAACCTTGCCGGGCGCCAGGGAGTTTCGCGCCCACTTCAATCGTTTGGATGATACGGAAGCACAGTGCGCCAACGTTCGTGAGTTCTTCAGCGAGCGTTACAAGAGCCTGGGGACAGGGGACGGAGAGGGGGTGGCCGCATGA
- a CDS encoding DUF3426 domain-containing protein has translation MTDSFVTQCPHCQARFRVSHAQLSVARGVVRCGSCLQVFNAARQLLEQRASTSAPEPEQPSVAEHAVEPVPQAPRAISQKQWTAEELDLDNLDLDEELAKLERREIQHTQPLGAERRQASSERRQKEDALSASRDTVKAEEEKWAASLFSEPPEERTQASEDEPESAKTPATKQRTEPSMSFNIDDIDDEPPLRSPPDDDDDDLDPPFTPLTAAADAPDPEDRPQPRRKRARTETSVHDDVLQDLEDDPLHLYAQKRPTSWGRRLIWIVLVLLAAAGLAGQYIAYQFDDLARQDAYRPWFQQLCPTLGCTVPSRVDIAHIKSSNLVVRSNPEFAGALVVDAIIYNRATFSQPFPLLELRFADLNGGLIASRRFKPAEYLSGELAGVSEMPSQTPIHISLDILDPGNKAVNYSLSFHSPE, from the coding sequence ATGACCGACAGTTTCGTCACCCAGTGCCCGCATTGCCAAGCGCGCTTTCGCGTCAGCCACGCTCAATTGAGCGTGGCCCGTGGCGTGGTTCGCTGCGGCTCGTGCCTGCAAGTGTTCAACGCCGCGCGCCAATTGCTGGAGCAGCGCGCCAGCACCTCGGCGCCGGAACCCGAGCAGCCAAGCGTCGCCGAACACGCCGTTGAGCCAGTGCCCCAGGCACCGCGGGCCATCAGCCAGAAACAGTGGACCGCCGAAGAGCTGGACCTGGACAACCTGGACCTGGACGAAGAACTGGCCAAGCTCGAACGCCGCGAGATTCAACACACGCAACCGCTCGGCGCGGAGCGTCGCCAGGCAAGCAGCGAGCGCCGGCAAAAAGAAGATGCCCTCAGCGCCAGCCGCGACACCGTCAAGGCCGAAGAAGAAAAATGGGCCGCCAGCCTGTTCAGCGAGCCACCCGAAGAGCGCACCCAGGCAAGCGAAGACGAACCTGAGTCGGCCAAGACGCCTGCGACCAAGCAACGCACCGAGCCGTCGATGTCGTTCAACATCGACGATATCGACGATGAGCCCCCGCTGCGTTCTCCACCTGATGACGACGATGACGACCTCGACCCGCCGTTCACGCCGCTGACGGCGGCAGCGGACGCGCCGGACCCTGAAGACCGCCCGCAACCGCGGCGCAAGCGTGCGCGCACGGAAACCAGCGTTCACGACGATGTACTCCAGGACCTGGAAGACGACCCGCTGCACCTGTATGCGCAGAAACGTCCGACGAGCTGGGGCCGTCGCCTCATCTGGATAGTCCTGGTGCTGCTGGCCGCCGCGGGCCTGGCGGGCCAGTACATCGCCTATCAATTCGACGACCTGGCTCGCCAGGACGCTTATCGCCCGTGGTTCCAGCAACTGTGTCCAACCCTCGGTTGCACCGTCCCATCACGGGTCGATATTGCCCACATCAAGAGCAGCAACCTGGTGGTGCGCAGCAATCCCGAGTTCGCCGGGGCGCTGGTGGTGGATGCAATCATCTATAACCGCGCCACGTTCTCGCAGCCCTTCCCGCTGCTGGAGCTGCGCTTTGCCGATTTGAACGGCGGCCTGATTGCCAGTCGTCGCTTCAAACCGGCCGAATACCTCAGTGGTGAGCTGGCCGGGGTGAGCGAAATGCCTTCGCAGACACCGATCCATATTTCCCTGGATATCCTCGATCCAGGCAATAAAGCCGTAAATTACAGCCTGAGTTTCCACTCGCCCGAGTGA
- the prmA gene encoding 50S ribosomal protein L11 methyltransferase: MPWLQVRLAISPEQAETYEDAFLEVGAVSVTFMDAEDQPIFEPELNTTPLWSHTHLLALFEDGTDAAAVLAHMELLTGGPLPEHHSEVIEDQDWERSWMDNFQPMRFGQRLWIVPSWHAAPEPDAVNLLLDPGLAFGTGTHPTTALCLEWLDGQNLTDCNVLDFGCGSGILAIAALLLGAKEAVGTDIDVQALEASRDNAGRNNIPEGKFPLYLPEQLPQVQADVLVANILAGPLVSLAPQLSSLVKPGGRLALSGILAEQGEDVAAAYAADFDLDPIANRDGWVRISGRRR, from the coding sequence ATGCCTTGGCTGCAAGTCCGTCTCGCCATCAGCCCAGAACAAGCCGAAACCTACGAAGACGCTTTTCTTGAAGTCGGCGCCGTCTCGGTGACATTCATGGACGCCGAAGACCAACCGATCTTCGAACCGGAACTCAACACCACGCCGCTGTGGTCGCACACCCACCTGCTGGCCCTGTTCGAAGACGGCACCGATGCCGCCGCCGTGCTGGCCCATATGGAGTTGCTCACCGGCGGCCCGTTGCCCGAGCACCACAGCGAAGTGATCGAAGACCAGGACTGGGAGCGCAGCTGGATGGACAACTTCCAGCCGATGCGCTTTGGCCAGCGCCTGTGGATCGTACCGAGCTGGCACGCCGCACCTGAGCCGGACGCCGTCAACCTGCTGCTCGACCCGGGCCTGGCGTTCGGCACAGGCACCCACCCAACCACCGCACTGTGCCTGGAATGGCTGGACGGCCAGAACCTGACCGACTGCAACGTGCTGGACTTCGGTTGCGGCTCCGGGATTCTGGCGATTGCCGCCCTGCTGCTGGGCGCCAAGGAAGCCGTCGGCACCGACATCGACGTGCAAGCCCTGGAGGCCTCCCGCGATAACGCCGGGCGCAACAACATCCCTGAGGGCAAATTCCCCCTCTACCTGCCGGAGCAATTGCCCCAGGTGCAGGCCGATGTGCTGGTGGCGAATATCCTCGCCGGGCCTTTGGTCTCGCTGGCGCCGCAGTTGTCGAGCCTGGTCAAGCCGGGCGGTCGCCTGGCGTTGTCGGGCATTCTTGCCGAGCAAGGTGAAGACGTGGCTGCGGCCTATGCCGCGGATTTCGATCTGGATCCGATCGCCAACCGTGATGGCTGGGTACGCATCAGCGGTCGTCGGCGCTAG
- the fis gene encoding DNA-binding transcriptional regulator Fis, with amino-acid sequence MTMMTETLVSGTTPVSDNVNLKQHLNTPSEEGQTLRGSVEKALHNYFAHLEGASVTDVYNLVLSEVEAPLLESVMNYVKGNQTKASELLGLNRGTLRKKLKQYDLL; translated from the coding sequence ATGACGATGATGACCGAGACTTTAGTGAGTGGAACAACACCCGTGAGCGACAACGTCAATTTGAAACAGCACCTCAACACGCCGAGCGAAGAAGGCCAGACCCTTCGCGGGAGTGTCGAGAAGGCGCTGCACAATTATTTCGCCCACCTAGAGGGCGCTTCCGTCACGGACGTGTACAACCTGGTGCTCTCCGAAGTCGAGGCGCCCTTGCTCGAAAGCGTGATGAACTACGTCAAGGGCAACCAGACCAAAGCCAGTGAGCTGCTGGGCCTCAACCGTGGCACCTTGCGCAAAAAGCTCAAGCAGTACGATTTGCTGTAA